Proteins encoded by one window of Glycine soja cultivar W05 chromosome 15, ASM419377v2, whole genome shotgun sequence:
- the LOC114386786 gene encoding 30S ribosomal protein S16-2, chloroplastic/mitochondrial-like, which translates to MVVRIRLSRLGCKNKPFYRVMAADSRSPRDGKHLEVLGYYNPLPGQDGGKRMGLNFDRVKYWLSVGAQPSEPVERLLFRAGMLPPPPMVAMGRKGGPRDTRPVDALTGRVLNQEKAANANNNEQQHDTPENP; encoded by the exons ATGGTGGTGAGGATTCGGCTATCCCGGTTGGGATGTAAGAACAAACCCTTCTATCGGGTCATGGCCGCTGATAGCAGATCCCCTAGAGATGGCAAACACCTCGAAGTTCTCGGTTACTACAATCCCTTACCAG GTCAAGATGGTGGCAAGAGAATGGGTCTCAACTTCGACAGAGTGAA GTATTGGCTTTCTGTTGGAGCTCAGCCTTCGGAGCCTGTGGAGCGGCTTCTATTCCGAGCTGGAATGCTGCCCCCACCTCCGATGGTGGCAATGGGGCGTAAAGGTGGACCACGTGATACTCGCCCAGTTGATGCTCTCACTGGACGTGTGCTAAATCAAGAAAAGGCAGCTAATGCCAATAACAATGAGCAGCAGCATGACACTCCTGAAAACCCTTAA
- the LOC114386997 gene encoding uncharacterized protein LOC114386997, whose protein sequence is MTEIESNDKTTNFPSVNEEGAPNLAERAKQETMRPNKHSSHHHNRESHGLNSDIDENTSVDDVRAPNVFERAKEELQALAEVFHHKKRAPTSDIRDEDQIAESSEHRQVSPSSPSETKAKEANIFVKAKEEIKAIIHRDKSEHHHHKETHGRNDDINDNTPTDEVKGPNVFERVKEEFEAVFQAIHPKKES, encoded by the exons ATGACAGAAATTGAGTCCAACGACAAAACAACAAACTTCCCGTCAG TTAATGAAGAGGGAGCACCCAATTTGGCTGAAAGAGCAAAACAAGAAACTATGCGTCCTAACAAGCATTCAAGCCATCATCATAACAGGGAATCTCATGGACTGAATAGTGATATTGATGAGAACACCTCAGTGGATGATGTTAGGGCACCAAATGTATTTGAGCGAGCAAAGGAGGAGCTTCAAGCTCTTGCTGAGGTGTTCCATCACAAGAAAAGGGCTCCTACTTCTGATATAAG GGATGAAGATCAAATCGCCGAGTCATCAGAACATAGACAAGTATCCCCAAGCTCTCCATCAG AAACAAAAGCAAAGGAAGCGAACATATTTGTGAAAGCTAAGGAAGAGATTAAAGCCATCATACACCGTGATAAGTCAGAACACCATCATCATAAAGAAACTCATGGAAGGAATGATGATATTAATGACAATACCCCTACCGATGAAGTTAAGGGTCCGAATGTCTTTGAAAGAGTAAAAGAAGAATTTGAAGCTGTTTTCCAAGCTATACATCCCAAGAAGGAAAGCTGA